A window of Vibrio ishigakensis contains these coding sequences:
- the xthA gene encoding exodeoxyribonuclease III: MKVISFNINGLRARLHQLQAIIDKHQPDVIGLQEIKVHDEAFPLEDVEAMGYKVYHHGQKAHYGVAMLCKKEPLSVVKGFPTDNEEHQKRMIMVTVKDENGEPVTILNGYFPQGDNIAHETKFPYKRQFYKDLMTYLNDHHNNDEQLIVMGDINISPTDDDIGIGEPNRKRWLKTGKCSFQPEEREWLKTLTDWGFEDTFRNIHPEVNDRFSWFDYRSKGFVDNRGLRIDVILATPKLAAKCIESDVDYELRGIEKPSDHAPIWSTFKG; the protein is encoded by the coding sequence ATGAAGGTTATCAGCTTCAACATTAATGGCTTGCGCGCGCGTCTGCATCAACTGCAAGCTATCATCGACAAACACCAACCTGACGTTATTGGTCTGCAAGAGATCAAGGTTCACGACGAAGCCTTCCCGCTAGAGGATGTGGAAGCTATGGGTTACAAGGTGTATCACCACGGTCAAAAAGCACACTACGGTGTGGCTATGCTGTGTAAGAAAGAACCTCTTTCCGTTGTTAAAGGCTTCCCTACCGACAACGAAGAACATCAAAAGCGCATGATCATGGTAACCGTCAAAGACGAGAACGGTGAACCGGTTACGATTCTAAACGGTTATTTCCCGCAAGGTGACAATATCGCCCACGAAACCAAGTTCCCTTATAAGCGCCAGTTCTACAAAGATTTGATGACCTACTTAAACGATCATCACAACAACGATGAACAGCTTATTGTTATGGGTGATATCAACATCAGCCCAACTGATGATGACATCGGCATCGGTGAGCCAAACCGCAAGCGCTGGTTAAAAACAGGCAAGTGTTCGTTCCAGCCAGAAGAGCGTGAGTGGTTGAAAACACTTACCGACTGGGGCTTTGAAGATACCTTCCGTAATATCCATCCAGAAGTGAACGATCGCTTCTCATGGTTTGACTATCGCTCTAAGGGCTTTGTTGACAATCGAGGCCTACGAATCGACGTGATCTTGGCAACGCCTAAACTGGCCGCCAAGTGTAT
- the rsmS gene encoding pleiotropic regulatory protein RsmS: MSDNNPLDNAPADIKLAVDLIFLLESNEIDTDTALSALEIVKQDLLRKKESNETNS, from the coding sequence ATGTCCGATAATAACCCGCTAGATAATGCACCGGCTGATATCAAGCTTGCCGTAGACCTTATCTTCCTGTTAGAAAGCAATGAAATCGATACCGACACCGCTCTCTCTGCTCTTGAGATAGTGAAACAAGATCTACTGCGCAAAAAAGAGTCGAACGAAACAAATAGCTAA
- a CDS encoding primosomal replication protein has protein sequence MASFSELKQKLEQMKFDAAHLDRQRGEHHLPLFDSSLFTCRSRLLTPCVEEATATFSAIEREQQQKLLTAQRAEYLTERLLAQVSAIQRELSTSHFRKDEPKHSSYYRKPISQLYQELSQHKEWERRLMDMVLDKHKALEQAAGFNRSNAQRAVLQTEQRLERCRQAIIKIEKQITFREQHQ, from the coding sequence ATGGCGAGTTTCTCAGAGCTAAAGCAAAAACTTGAACAGATGAAATTCGATGCAGCGCATCTCGATCGCCAGCGTGGTGAGCATCACTTACCTCTGTTCGATTCAAGCCTGTTTACCTGCCGATCAAGACTTTTGACTCCATGTGTCGAGGAAGCCACAGCCACTTTCAGTGCCATAGAACGAGAGCAACAACAAAAACTACTGACGGCTCAGCGGGCTGAGTATCTAACCGAGCGACTACTGGCACAAGTTTCCGCTATTCAGCGTGAGCTCTCCACTTCGCACTTTAGAAAAGACGAACCCAAGCATTCTAGCTATTATCGCAAGCCTATCAGTCAGCTATATCAAGAGCTATCCCAGCACAAAGAGTGGGAGCGACGATTGATGGATATGGTGTTGGACAAACATAAAGCTTTGGAGCAAGCCGCAGGTTTCAACCGTTCTAATGCGCAGCGAGCGGTGCTTCAAACTGAGCAACGCCTTGAGCGCTGTCGCCAGGCCATCATCAAAATAGAAAAACAGATCACCTTTAGAGAACAGCATCAATAA
- a CDS encoding sulfite exporter TauE/SafE family protein, giving the protein MEYLEPSMLLLLAIVAFVAGFIDAVAGGGGMLTVPTLLSMGLPPHIALGTNKLAATFASSTAAFTYYKKKLFKPRLWLPCFAATLIGATLGTLVVDAISTQWLEKVLPLVILAAALYTIFHKTPHANTNVMPEPNAKHTYTQIGQGLTLGFYDGVAGPGTGAFWTVSSMALHRLNILLASGLAKAMNFTSNLTSLVTFALLGHINWVLGLTMGVCLMLGAFIGAHSAIRFGAKFIRPVFVTVVSVLAVKLAYDAWFVTL; this is encoded by the coding sequence ATGGAATATCTGGAACCCTCCATGTTGCTTCTGCTGGCAATCGTCGCTTTCGTAGCGGGCTTTATCGATGCCGTTGCAGGAGGTGGAGGTATGCTTACTGTCCCTACCCTTCTCTCAATGGGGCTTCCACCGCATATTGCATTGGGTACAAATAAGTTAGCGGCTACCTTTGCCTCATCGACGGCTGCTTTTACCTACTACAAGAAGAAACTATTTAAACCAAGGCTTTGGCTGCCCTGTTTCGCTGCAACCTTGATAGGTGCGACCCTAGGTACTCTCGTGGTCGATGCTATCTCTACCCAGTGGTTGGAAAAGGTACTGCCGCTGGTGATCTTAGCCGCCGCCCTTTACACCATTTTTCATAAAACGCCTCACGCCAATACCAATGTGATGCCAGAACCAAATGCCAAGCATACCTATACTCAGATTGGTCAGGGTCTTACCCTAGGCTTTTATGACGGTGTAGCAGGGCCAGGCACAGGCGCATTCTGGACCGTAAGTAGCATGGCACTGCACAGATTGAATATTTTGCTTGCCTCCGGTCTAGCAAAGGCCATGAACTTCACCAGTAACCTTACTTCTCTGGTTACCTTTGCTTTGCTTGGTCATATTAACTGGGTGCTAGGCTTAACTATGGGTGTATGCTTGATGTTGGGAGCGTTTATTGGCGCTCACTCAGCAATACGCTTCGGGGCTAAATTCATTCGCCCTGTATTTGTGACCGTAGTAAGCGTACTGGCGGTTAAACTGGCGTACGATGCTTGGTTCGTCACCCTATAA
- the dinG gene encoding ATP-dependent DNA helicase DinG, protein MNRKIQDAIRNSYKNLHAQLDNFIPRRAQNYLVAEIAKTLSGEYHKSRRTIVAEAGTGIGKSLAYLMAAIPVAKFNNRKVVISTATVALQEQLINKDLPLYRRLVDFEFSFILAKGRQRYCCAEKLAIAAGAEDSQLAMFETKPNKSDIDLLQRMYKALSDNKWDGDRDSWPKPIKDQVWQSIVSDKHSCNNGLPAHRGCPFQKARSELDKADVVIANHSLVMADLDLGGGVILFEPEQTIYVFDEAHHLPKVARDHASASASLKGAAAWLETLNKSVAKISTLAEAKRVDRFQSELQTSIADTIPNLTQVARTLDPSQFKEGTYRFENGELPDWLVNTSKELKTTTQKSSQALAKIIDLISERVKDGELSPKLAEPALAESGFFLQRLENLSKVWSLMAEPPREKGAPLARWFEVSKERENDYIVSVSPLEVGRHLEKQLWQKCVGAVAVSATLRALNSFQYFCFESGISMDKEDATQFLALASPFDYQNNAELIVPKLKYEPAAPQFTDYLADELINWLEADKANLVLFASYWQMNQVAEKLEPKLRRKGWYLQVQGDASRIEIISNHKKTVEKGKTSILFGTGSFSEGLDLPGKLLENLIITKIPFAVPTSPVEEAHAEYIEQRGGNAFMQITVPEASKKLVQSVGRLLRKEQDSGRVVIFDRRLVTKRYGKALLDSLPPFKRRIE, encoded by the coding sequence ATGAACCGAAAGATCCAAGACGCCATACGAAATAGCTACAAAAATCTGCACGCTCAGCTAGATAACTTCATTCCACGTCGAGCTCAAAACTACCTAGTTGCAGAAATTGCTAAGACACTGAGTGGTGAATATCACAAAAGTCGCAGAACCATAGTCGCCGAGGCCGGTACAGGGATTGGTAAGTCTTTGGCTTATCTCATGGCGGCGATTCCTGTAGCTAAATTCAATAACCGCAAAGTGGTTATTTCTACCGCAACAGTAGCCCTGCAAGAGCAGTTAATTAATAAAGACCTTCCTCTCTATCGTAGGTTGGTAGACTTCGAATTTTCTTTCATTTTAGCTAAGGGGCGTCAGCGCTATTGCTGTGCTGAAAAATTAGCCATTGCAGCAGGTGCAGAAGATTCGCAGCTAGCTATGTTCGAAACTAAGCCCAATAAGAGCGATATTGACCTGCTACAGCGCATGTATAAGGCACTTTCGGACAACAAATGGGACGGTGATAGAGATTCTTGGCCAAAGCCTATAAAAGATCAGGTTTGGCAAAGTATCGTTAGTGACAAGCACAGCTGCAATAATGGCCTTCCCGCACACAGGGGATGCCCATTTCAAAAAGCACGCTCGGAGCTAGATAAAGCCGATGTTGTAATCGCCAACCACAGCCTTGTCATGGCCGATTTAGATCTCGGTGGTGGTGTAATCCTGTTTGAACCAGAACAGACCATCTATGTATTCGATGAAGCGCACCATTTACCTAAGGTCGCCCGCGACCACGCTTCGGCATCAGCCAGTCTGAAGGGTGCGGCCGCGTGGCTAGAGACGCTCAACAAGAGCGTCGCAAAGATAAGCACGCTAGCAGAAGCAAAACGCGTAGACCGCTTTCAATCTGAACTGCAAACCTCTATTGCCGATACCATACCTAACCTGACGCAGGTTGCCCGAACTTTAGACCCGAGCCAGTTTAAGGAAGGCACCTATCGATTTGAAAACGGCGAACTTCCAGATTGGTTGGTCAATACCAGTAAAGAACTGAAGACCACCACCCAGAAATCATCTCAAGCGCTGGCAAAGATTATCGACCTTATTAGCGAGCGTGTAAAAGATGGCGAGCTATCACCAAAATTGGCCGAGCCAGCTCTAGCTGAGAGTGGCTTCTTTTTGCAACGTCTTGAAAATTTATCCAAGGTTTGGTCATTGATGGCCGAGCCACCGAGAGAAAAAGGGGCTCCCCTCGCCCGTTGGTTTGAGGTGAGTAAAGAGAGAGAGAACGACTATATCGTGAGCGTCTCACCCTTGGAGGTTGGCAGACACCTAGAGAAGCAGCTTTGGCAAAAATGTGTCGGTGCAGTAGCCGTATCCGCGACATTACGCGCCTTAAACTCTTTTCAGTACTTCTGTTTTGAAAGTGGTATCTCTATGGATAAAGAGGATGCAACCCAGTTCCTAGCACTTGCCTCGCCATTTGATTACCAAAACAATGCAGAATTGATCGTTCCAAAGCTTAAGTACGAGCCGGCAGCTCCTCAATTCACAGACTACCTTGCCGACGAGTTGATTAACTGGCTAGAAGCCGATAAAGCCAACCTTGTCCTGTTCGCCTCTTATTGGCAGATGAATCAAGTAGCTGAAAAACTCGAGCCTAAACTGCGTCGTAAGGGCTGGTACCTGCAGGTGCAAGGCGATGCTTCACGTATAGAGATCATCAGCAACCATAAAAAGACGGTAGAAAAAGGTAAAACCAGTATCTTATTTGGTACTGGCAGTTTCTCAGAGGGCTTGGACTTGCCCGGAAAGCTTTTAGAGAACCTGATAATCACTAAAATCCCGTTTGCTGTGCCAACTTCTCCAGTTGAAGAAGCCCACGCTGAATATATAGAGCAAAGAGGCGGAAATGCCTTTATGCAGATCACTGTGCCTGAGGCGAGTAAAAAACTGGTTCAATCAGTGGGCCGCCTACTGCGAAAAGAGCAGGATTCTGGTAGAGTCGTCATCTTTGACCGTCGTCTAGTGACCAAGCGCTACGGTAAAGCGCTTCTCGACTCACTGCCTCCCTTTAAAAGACGAATTGAATAA
- a CDS encoding porin has translation MKKTLLALAVATVATSAGAAEIYKSEDGKVDFYGQLRQELKFLDKNDHDADLSSGSSRAGVKGNYAVSDSVDVIGLVEFGLRDNSDMNIRNHYIGADTDFGTIKFGKQWTTSDDVYGADYSYFFGGSALRYSTLSGALHDSQIKYNFDGENFWVKGGWGLNEGDSNQDLYELYVGTSFGDLGLHVGGGYNRDRAFMLEDDQGNEFEADLSNTYAEFTAEYGIGDHLIGFTYYWAELEAKASGDTIDENGLSFAGIFQATDKTALYAGYEYTMQEAKSIDADEDGTVIYVGVEHKFNSWARVYAEYGYGDGTTLGYNNQGQDAQVEATTADGESNFAIGARFYW, from the coding sequence ATGAAAAAAACGCTATTAGCACTAGCAGTGGCAACAGTAGCTACTTCAGCAGGCGCAGCAGAAATCTATAAATCAGAAGACGGCAAAGTAGACTTTTACGGTCAACTACGTCAAGAACTTAAGTTCCTAGACAAAAATGACCATGATGCTGACCTAAGCTCTGGTTCATCACGTGCTGGTGTGAAAGGTAACTATGCAGTTTCTGACTCAGTAGACGTGATTGGTCTAGTAGAGTTTGGTCTGCGTGACAATTCTGATATGAATATCCGTAACCACTATATCGGTGCTGACACTGATTTCGGTACTATCAAGTTTGGTAAGCAGTGGACCACTTCGGATGACGTGTACGGTGCTGATTACTCTTACTTCTTTGGTGGCTCTGCGCTACGTTACTCAACACTTTCTGGCGCTCTGCACGATTCTCAAATCAAGTACAACTTTGATGGTGAAAACTTCTGGGTTAAAGGTGGCTGGGGTCTAAATGAAGGCGATTCTAACCAAGACCTTTACGAGTTGTATGTAGGTACTTCTTTCGGTGATCTAGGTCTTCACGTTGGTGGTGGTTACAACCGTGACCGTGCATTTATGCTTGAAGATGACCAAGGTAACGAGTTCGAAGCAGATCTATCTAATACATACGCAGAATTCACAGCTGAGTACGGAATTGGTGATCACCTAATTGGTTTCACTTACTACTGGGCTGAACTAGAAGCGAAAGCATCTGGTGACACTATCGATGAGAACGGTCTATCTTTCGCAGGTATTTTCCAAGCTACGGATAAAACTGCTCTATATGCTGGCTACGAATACACCATGCAAGAAGCAAAATCTATCGATGCTGACGAAGATGGTACAGTAATCTACGTAGGTGTTGAGCATAAGTTTAACTCTTGGGCTCGTGTATATGCTGAATACGGTTATGGCGACGGTACAACTCTTGGTTATAACAACCAAGGCCAAGACGCTCAAGTTGAGGCAACAACAGCAGACGGTGAAAGCAACTTTGCTATCGGTGCACGCTTCTACTGGTAA
- the glgA gene encoding glycogen synthase GlgA, which yields MSQLKVWFTVSEAEGLIKSGGLADVGKALPKALQNSGLNVAIAIPGYTKLPNLSSAPVVLETRLEHWPHTPYQVRKLELDGVPVYSFECEQYFDRPEMYAERNQAYADNGERFAFFAAASLDALPKLSFQPDVIHANDWHTGLVPFLLKTRFAGSEFFAGTKSVITIHNALFKGVFPLNEVPNIPELKEAPAHTVNYGHDCISTLRAGIHYADKINAVSPNYAEELKTPLGSHGLVNDFLARSDDFSGIVNGCDYSEWDPAIDQYLAKKYKPTKASIKSGKAGNKAALQELVELPVAKVPVFGMVCRLTHQKGFHYLLPILEKFLHNDVQLVIVGTGDPDIAAQLHEVAEQYDNKFAFVEAYDNKLAHLVEAGADFFLMPSEFEACGLNQIYSMAYGTLPIVRAVGGLKDTVNDYDTDPSIATGFAFTEPTASDLLTIMQRALILYLQNPAEFSALQLRAMKQDFGWNIAAESYIEMYQKAR from the coding sequence ATGTCACAATTAAAAGTTTGGTTTACAGTTTCTGAAGCTGAAGGATTAATCAAGAGTGGCGGCTTGGCCGATGTTGGTAAGGCGCTACCCAAGGCACTTCAGAATTCTGGCTTGAATGTCGCTATCGCTATTCCAGGTTACACGAAGCTACCGAATCTCAGCAGCGCTCCAGTTGTATTAGAAACCCGTCTTGAACATTGGCCTCATACACCTTATCAAGTGCGCAAGCTTGAGCTTGATGGTGTACCCGTTTATTCCTTTGAATGTGAACAGTATTTTGATCGCCCAGAGATGTATGCAGAGCGCAACCAAGCCTATGCAGACAACGGTGAGCGTTTCGCCTTCTTTGCGGCAGCTAGCCTAGATGCACTTCCGAAACTGAGCTTCCAACCAGATGTGATTCATGCCAACGACTGGCACACAGGTTTAGTACCATTCCTTCTAAAGACCCGTTTTGCAGGTAGCGAGTTCTTCGCAGGAACTAAGAGCGTTATCACTATTCACAACGCACTATTCAAAGGCGTATTCCCACTAAATGAAGTGCCGAATATCCCAGAGCTTAAAGAAGCGCCAGCACACACGGTTAACTATGGTCACGACTGCATCAGCACACTACGTGCAGGTATTCACTATGCAGACAAGATAAATGCAGTAAGTCCTAACTATGCAGAAGAGCTGAAGACCCCACTTGGCTCTCACGGTCTAGTAAATGACTTCCTTGCTCGCTCTGACGATTTCTCAGGTATCGTAAATGGCTGTGACTACAGTGAGTGGGACCCGGCAATTGACCAATACCTTGCTAAGAAGTACAAGCCAACTAAAGCAAGCATCAAGTCTGGTAAAGCAGGCAACAAAGCAGCTCTTCAAGAGCTTGTAGAGCTTCCAGTGGCGAAGGTGCCTGTGTTTGGTATGGTATGTCGTCTGACGCATCAGAAAGGCTTCCACTATCTTCTGCCTATCCTAGAGAAGTTCCTCCACAACGATGTACAGCTTGTGATTGTAGGTACTGGCGATCCAGATATCGCAGCTCAACTGCATGAAGTGGCAGAGCAGTATGATAACAAGTTTGCTTTTGTTGAAGCGTACGACAACAAGCTAGCTCACCTAGTAGAAGCAGGTGCAGACTTCTTCCTAATGCCATCTGAGTTTGAGGCCTGTGGTCTTAACCAGATCTATTCAATGGCTTATGGCACGCTACCTATCGTTCGTGCAGTGGGCGGCCTGAAGGATACAGTAAACGACTACGATACAGACCCGTCAATCGCGACTGGTTTTGCGTTTACTGAACCAACAGCATCAGATCTGCTGACTATCATGCAGCGCGCCCTTATCTTGTACCTGCAAAATCCTGCTGAATTCTCGGCACTGCAGTTACGCGCGATGAAGCAAGACTTTGGTTGGAATATCGCAGCTGAAAGCTATATCGAGATGTATCAAAAGGCACGATAA
- a CDS encoding CPBP family intramembrane glutamic endopeptidase, with translation MDSSKRYAIVFIVLVMGITWAFNLYIFKHQTHLSMYTLSMIIPGIVALFLNAFRYRSFKGITAPFSRRLSIKILGFSVGYPVIFITLLAALDVVCFIGTIDHHRLETMQWLPPLSVAMTGFLVVCAEEYGWRGFLLPNIASGFGELFATVAVGIVWAVWHIPAVLFLAKLTQVGNVYTLVGVQVVAMFVFSLPFAYCYFKSGSIIPPILFHFVWNYYNPLVLGSIYNNRHGIIDGEILYINGEGVAGILLGSLFLLWFIRRLQNHNLRPVYSV, from the coding sequence ATGGATTCATCAAAGCGCTACGCTATCGTTTTTATCGTTCTGGTTATGGGAATAACCTGGGCGTTTAATCTTTATATATTTAAACATCAAACCCATTTATCCATGTATACATTAAGCATGATTATTCCGGGTATTGTCGCACTCTTTCTAAACGCATTTCGCTATCGAAGTTTTAAGGGCATAACTGCGCCTTTCTCACGTCGTCTAAGTATTAAAATTCTTGGATTCTCCGTAGGCTATCCAGTCATTTTTATTACGCTACTCGCGGCCCTTGATGTGGTGTGTTTTATCGGCACCATAGATCATCACAGGCTTGAGACCATGCAGTGGTTGCCACCATTGTCCGTGGCTATGACAGGCTTTCTTGTGGTCTGCGCTGAAGAGTACGGATGGAGGGGTTTCTTGCTCCCAAATATTGCATCGGGATTTGGTGAGCTATTTGCCACAGTTGCTGTTGGGATTGTTTGGGCGGTTTGGCATATTCCAGCTGTGTTATTCTTGGCCAAACTTACCCAGGTGGGGAATGTATATACCTTGGTTGGCGTGCAGGTAGTGGCAATGTTTGTTTTCTCACTGCCTTTTGCTTACTGCTATTTTAAGTCGGGCAGTATCATCCCTCCGATATTGTTTCACTTCGTGTGGAATTATTATAATCCCTTGGTGCTAGGCAGTATTTACAATAACCGTCACGGTATTATTGATGGTGAGATCTTGTATATCAATGGGGAAGGGGTCGCAGGCATATTGCTTGGTTCACTATTTTTATTGTGGTTTATTCGCAGGTTGCAAAACCACAATCTAAGGCCGGTCTATTCCGTATAA
- a CDS encoding AI-2E family transporter gives MSNDKGNLKKVLTEAFTSALIRFSTISFTVIVCWLAFAPFLPILLWALVLAIALFPIRQFMERKFGLSATKASTVIALVGVLILGTPVTLVGNSFATKTMDTYQAYQDGTLVIPAPSQNVKSWPLIGEKSYTAWNEAANNLPKFVETRQPQLKSISEFMVDKASNTARGVFLLIGAVILAGVMLAWAEEAKVSIRRIFITFSDENKGPELHDLTTATIRQVAIGIIGIAFLTAMIFGAIVAFAGVPMAALLTVIALVFAIAQVPVTIVALIAVGLLWSTGDSGTVHNVIFSILIIASSLVDNVLKPMVLGRGLDVPMPVVLIGALGGMMSGGILGMFIGAAFLTAGYQVFMKWVEAENQKVAETIETNTAEEEAK, from the coding sequence GTGAGTAATGATAAAGGCAATCTGAAGAAGGTTTTGACCGAAGCTTTCACTTCCGCGCTAATCCGATTTTCCACCATCAGCTTTACCGTAATCGTGTGTTGGTTGGCCTTCGCCCCTTTCCTACCTATCCTGCTTTGGGCTCTGGTACTGGCTATTGCCTTGTTTCCAATTAGGCAGTTTATGGAAAGAAAATTCGGGCTATCCGCAACTAAAGCATCCACCGTCATCGCCTTGGTTGGGGTGCTTATTCTTGGCACACCTGTAACCCTTGTGGGTAACTCCTTTGCCACAAAGACTATGGATACCTATCAGGCCTATCAAGATGGTACGCTCGTCATTCCAGCGCCGTCTCAAAACGTCAAAAGCTGGCCTTTGATCGGTGAAAAAAGCTATACCGCTTGGAATGAGGCAGCTAACAACTTGCCTAAGTTCGTTGAAACACGACAGCCTCAACTAAAGAGCATCTCAGAGTTTATGGTGGATAAGGCAAGCAATACCGCACGTGGCGTGTTCCTGCTCATCGGTGCTGTGATCCTTGCTGGCGTAATGCTCGCATGGGCGGAAGAGGCCAAGGTCTCCATCAGGCGCATCTTTATTACCTTCTCCGATGAAAATAAAGGACCAGAACTCCACGACCTTACTACTGCAACTATCCGTCAGGTGGCGATAGGCATTATAGGTATTGCCTTCCTCACTGCCATGATATTCGGCGCCATCGTCGCTTTTGCCGGTGTTCCAATGGCGGCGCTACTTACCGTAATCGCCCTTGTGTTTGCTATCGCTCAGGTGCCGGTGACTATCGTCGCGCTTATCGCTGTGGGTCTGCTTTGGTCAACAGGGGACTCAGGCACTGTACACAACGTCATCTTCTCTATTCTGATCATTGCCTCTAGTCTAGTGGACAATGTGCTGAAACCTATGGTGCTCGGTAGAGGCTTAGATGTGCCTATGCCTGTGGTACTTATCGGTGCCCTTGGCGGTATGATGTCAGGAGGCATCTTGGGGATGTTTATCGGCGCGGCCTTCCTCACCGCTGGCTATCAAGTGTTTATGAAGTGGGTAGAGGCAGAAAACCAAAAGGTTGCCGAAACCATAGAAACGAATACCGCTGAAGAAGAGGCGAAATAA
- the purB gene encoding adenylosuccinate lyase, whose product MELSALTAVSPVDGRYGSKTIALRSIFSEYGLLKYRTIVEIRWLQKLAATAEIAEVPAFSAEANQFLDDVAANFNEEDAARIKEIERTTNHDVKAVEYFLKEKVAGVPELHAVNEFIHFACTSEDINNTSHALMLKEARETVILPEIKNIIDAIKALAVEYRDIPLLSRTHGQPASPSTMGKEMANVAYRMERQYKQIENVEILGKINGAVGNYNAHLSAYPTLDWHKFSEEFITESLGVTWNPYTTQIEPHDYIAELFDAIARFNTILIDFDRDVWGYIALGHFKQKTIAGEIGSSTMPHKVNPIDFENSEGNLGLANAVFSHLAQKLPISRWQRDLTDSTVLRNLGVGVGYAIIAYTSTLKGISKLEVNREALLAELDQNWEVLAEPVQTVMRRYGIEKPYEKLKELTRGKRVDGEAMRNFIDGLELPEAEKARLKEMTPANYIGQAIELTDKL is encoded by the coding sequence ATGGAACTGTCAGCATTGACTGCTGTTTCACCAGTAGACGGCCGTTACGGAAGCAAAACCATCGCACTACGTAGCATCTTTAGTGAGTATGGCCTCCTAAAGTACCGTACTATCGTTGAAATCCGTTGGTTGCAAAAACTAGCGGCTACTGCGGAAATCGCAGAGGTACCTGCATTTAGCGCTGAAGCAAATCAATTCCTAGATGACGTAGCAGCTAACTTCAACGAAGAAGACGCAGCTCGCATCAAAGAGATTGAGCGTACTACCAACCACGACGTTAAAGCGGTTGAGTACTTCCTGAAAGAGAAAGTAGCGGGCGTTCCTGAACTGCACGCTGTAAACGAGTTCATCCACTTCGCTTGTACTTCAGAAGACATCAACAACACTTCTCACGCTCTAATGCTTAAAGAAGCTCGTGAGACTGTGATTCTTCCTGAAATCAAAAACATCATCGACGCTATCAAAGCACTAGCAGTTGAGTATCGTGATATCCCACTTCTATCTCGTACTCACGGTCAGCCAGCATCTCCTTCTACCATGGGTAAAGAGATGGCGAACGTTGCATACCGCATGGAGCGTCAATACAAGCAGATCGAAAACGTTGAGATCCTAGGTAAGATCAACGGCGCAGTAGGTAACTACAACGCTCACCTATCAGCTTACCCTACTCTTGACTGGCACAAGTTCTCTGAAGAGTTCATCACTGAATCTCTAGGCGTTACTTGGAACCCTTACACAACTCAGATCGAACCACACGATTACATCGCTGAACTATTCGATGCTATCGCGCGTTTCAACACCATCCTTATCGACTTCGACCGTGACGTTTGGGGCTACATCGCACTAGGTCACTTCAAGCAGAAGACTATCGCTGGTGAAATCGGTTCTTCAACTATGCCGCACAAGGTTAACCCAATCGACTTTGAAAACTCGGAAGGTAACCTAGGTCTAGCGAACGCAGTATTTAGCCACCTAGCACAAAAACTGCCTATCTCTCGCTGGCAGCGTGACCTAACCGACTCTACGGTTCTTCGTAACTTAGGTGTGGGTGTTGGCTATGCAATCATCGCATACACTTCAACTCTGAAGGGTATCAGCAAGCTTGAAGTTAACCGTGAAGCACTACTTGCTGAACTAGACCAAAACTGGGAAGTTCTAGCTGAGCCTGTACAAACGGTTATGCGTCGCTATGGCATCGAGAAGCCATACGAGAAGCTAAAAGAGCTAACTCGTGGTAAGCGTGTTGACGGTGAAGCTATGCGTAACTTCATCGACGGCCTAGAGCTTCCAGAAGCTGAAAAAGCGCGTCTAAAAGAGATGACTCCAGCAAACTACATCGGTCAAGCAATCGAGCTGACTGACAAGCTGTAA